One region of Bactrocera neohumeralis isolate Rockhampton chromosome 5, APGP_CSIRO_Bneo_wtdbg2-racon-allhic-juicebox.fasta_v2, whole genome shotgun sequence genomic DNA includes:
- the LOC126760591 gene encoding urease accessory protein UreE-like, with product MKYAVIFALFLMVAVAHCSSYGSRNDEHGHHDDHDDHKLNQHDQKNDQHNEHKGQSQGHGDEHGHVDQHDDHKDSHHNNQPGHH from the exons atgaag TACGCCGTTATATTTGCTCTCTTCCTTATGGTTGCCGTCGCACACTGCAGTTCCTATGGCAGCCGTAATGATGAACACGGCCACCACGATGACCATGACGACCATAAGTTAAATCAACATGACCAAAAGAATGATCAACACAATGAACATAAAGGCCAAAGCCAGGGTCATGGCGACGAACATGGTCATGTCGATCAGCACGATGATCATAAAGACAGCCACCATAACAACCAACCTGGTCACCACTAA
- the LOC126758466 gene encoding vitelline membrane protein Vm26Ab-like, translating to MKFLICFALLFAVAQANPGLVAPLTYSAAAVPAYTAYAAAPYAAYSTYAAPAVATYSHAAYAAPAVATYSHVAAPAVYSAPVARVAAVAPVAPVTYSAPLVSTLLKKK from the exons ATGAAA TTCCTCATCTGTTTCGCACTCCTCTTCGCCGTCGCTCAGGCCAATCCCGGTTTGGTGGCTCCTTTGACTTACTCCGCCGCTGCTGTGCCCGCCTACACCGCCTATGCCGCCGCTCCTTATGCCGCTTACTCCACCTATGCTGCTCCTGCTGTCGCCACCTACTCACATGCCGCTTACGCTGCCCCAGCTGTGGCCACTTACTCCCATGTTGCTGCTCCTGCTGTCTACAGCGCTCCAGTTGCCCGTGTCGCTGCGGTAGCTCCAGTTGCTCCAGTCACCTACTCTGCTCCTTTGGTGTCCACTTTGTTGAAGAAGAAGTAA